From the genome of Chloroflexota bacterium:
AAGGAAACAGACAGGATCAGAAGCCTGGCGCGCGAGCTGTCCAAGCTGGGCGCAGACGTGGAGGAGATGCCTGATGGCATGGTTATCCATGGGAGAGCAAAGCTGCATGGGGCAACATGCTCCAGCCACCGTGACCATCGTTTGGCCATGGCTCTCGCAGTAGCAGGCCTGATCGCCGAAGGCCAGACTGTGATCGAACATGCTGAGGCGGCTGGTATTTCCTATCCCTCGTTCTGGCAGGACATGACAAACATTCAGGCATTATGATCCATAGCAACGGAGGCCAATATGTTTACAGAGCTCATCCATCTTGGTTTCAGTAACATGGCGGCGATGAATAAGGCTGTAGCCGTCATTACACCTAACTCGTTACCTGCCAAGCGCCTTGTTCAGGACGGAATCAAGAAAGGCCTGATCATTGATATGTCCAATGGTCGGAAGAAAAAGGCTGTTGTTATCATGGAGAGTGGACATATTATTCTGGCTGCCATTACTCCAGAGACCATTGTCAGCAGATTAGTGGCGGCCCGCAGATCCGATTCCAAGGAGCAGAGTGGAGAAAGGGAAGGAGAAGCCTAAACACGGAGGGTTGCTTTTTGTCCTCTCCGGGCCCTCCGGCGCTGGGAAAGATGCGGTGCTCCATCGAATGAAGGAGTTTTCTTTCCCTTTTCACCGTGTGGTCACAGTGACCACACGTTCACAGCGGCCAGGTGAAAAGGATGGCGTCGATTACCATTTCACCTCGGACGCAGAATTTCAGGAGATGGTACAGCGGGGGGAGCTATTGGAAAGCGCAGAGGTCTATGGACGCTGGTATGGGACCCCCAAGCAACCGGTAAAGGAGGCGTTGGATGGGGGTCAGAATGTCATATTGAGAGTTGATGTTCAGGGGGCAGCCACCATCAAGAGTCTCGTGCCTGATGCGGTGCTTATCTTCCTCACATCTCCCTCGCTGGAGTATGAAGAGCGCCTGAAACAACGCCAGACTGAGTCCGACGGCGAGCGGAGATTACGAATGGAGAAAATTGACGGTGAAATGAAGAGCTTGTCCCTTTTCGACTACATGGTGGTGAACCACCAGGGTGATCTGGACTCAGCGGTGTCACAGGTTATGGCTATCATCACAGCAGAGAGACGCCGTGTAAATCGTCGTCTGGTCAGCCTCGAGTGAACCACCGACGCCGCCTGCTGTCTATTCTGGTGTCCTCGAAATAATCACGGTATGTCATTCCGCGGTTCACACGGAATCCAGAGTGTCCTTTGCCTAGTCCACCCCGCATTACCATTCTCACGAAAATACCGATTCACCCTCACCCTTTCCCTCTCTTGTCAAGGGAGAGGGAAAAGTCTCCCTCCCCTGGCGGGAGGGGGTTAGAGGGAGGGGGATAGCGAGAATGTGTCTAACCTCGACTCATTTTCATCTTTCGTGGCGCTGGCTGCAAGCCAGCATGAAGAATTACTTCGAAAATACCGGTAGCAGGGGCTACCCTCTAGACTGTCATTCCCGCGGAAGCGGGAATCCAGGAACCCTGTGACGGCAGCCTGCCTCGTCATTTTCATGAGAATCTCCGCTGGATACCCGTCAGCTTGCTGGCGGGAGGAAAGCGGCCCCGTTCGTACTCTGGGGAGGGGCCACCAGATGCCTCCCAGCTTGCTGGGGGGTTATTCACTCTTTGGTGGTGCTGGTGTGAGCCAGCATGGGTGATTTCGGCGAAAGCCGGAATCCAGCCCCCGGAATGTAGGCAGGGGCCTTTAGTCCCCTCCCCCACTGGTCTGTAAGGAAGTGAACACTATTAGTGAGTGTCAGGTCCCTGACCTGACCTGGAGATATGAGGAGAAAACCTCGGGACCTCCGAAGGGGAGGATACTTCGCTTTGGCTCAATTTCTCTTTAGCCTCTTCCCACAGCCTGTCTTGCTGCTCAATAGATAGGCTGCTCAAAGTGATACCCTGCTTCTGACAAACCTCTTCCATGTAGCGGAACCTTTGATGAAACCTCTCGTTAGCCAGGCGAAGGGCATCTTCCGCTTCCACATCTAACCACCGCCCGATATTGACCAGAGTAAACAATAGGTCCCCAAACTCTGCTGCTTTTTGCTCCTGGTCAGCGGTCTGCTCCAGCTCCTTTACTTCCTCCACCACTTTCTGGACAACGTCATCGACTTTTCTCCAGTCAAAGCCCACCATCGCCGCCCGCCGCTGCATCGCCTGGCTGTAGGCCAGCGCAGGCATCCCCTTGGGTAGTCCGGACAGCACAGAAGCCTCCCCTCGTTCCTCCCGTTTCAACTCCTCCCAGTTTCGAGCTACCTCTTGTGCATCCTTCACATTCGTTTTTCGTAAAAAAACATGTGGGTGGCGATGTATAAGCTTGGTGTTGATCCTTCGTAGCACATCTGCGATGTCAAATTCG
Proteins encoded in this window:
- a CDS encoding DUF370 domain-containing protein, whose translation is MFTELIHLGFSNMAAMNKAVAVITPNSLPAKRLVQDGIKKGLIIDMSNGRKKKAVVIMESGHIILAAITPETIVSRLVAARRSDSKEQSGEREGEA
- a CDS encoding guanylate kinase, with amino-acid sequence MEKGKEKPKHGGLLFVLSGPSGAGKDAVLHRMKEFSFPFHRVVTVTTRSQRPGEKDGVDYHFTSDAEFQEMVQRGELLESAEVYGRWYGTPKQPVKEALDGGQNVILRVDVQGAATIKSLVPDAVLIFLTSPSLEYEERLKQRQTESDGERRLRMEKIDGEMKSLSLFDYMVVNHQGDLDSAVSQVMAIITAERRRVNRRLVSLE
- the mazG gene encoding nucleoside triphosphate pyrophosphohydrolase, which translates into the protein MVYRRTTESFATLVDIIARLRGPQGCPWDRKQTHLSLKPHLLQECYEVLEAIDSGNSEKLAEELGDLLMQIVLHSQIAAEQGEFDIADVLRRINTKLIHRHPHVFLRKTNVKDAQEVARNWEELKREERGEASVLSGLPKGMPALAYSQAMQRRAAMVGFDWRKVDDVVQKVVEEVKELEQTADQEQKAAEFGDLLFTLVNIGRWLDVEAEDALRLANERFHQRFRYMEEVCQKQGITLSSLSIEQQDRLWEEAKEKLSQSEVSSPSEVPRFSPHISRSGQGPDTH